One segment of Primulina tabacum isolate GXHZ01 chromosome 14, ASM2559414v2, whole genome shotgun sequence DNA contains the following:
- the LOC142525179 gene encoding protein DMP9-like: protein MENSSETLGIKIYETSSQLDPPALYPSSPPPSTAMENPLPSGGRKRRAMASGVQKTLSKTSLLANFLPTGTLLTFEMVLPSIYSTGECSHVTTMMIHSLLILCTLSCFFFHFTDSFRGQDGKLYYGFVTPKGLAVFKTGLDVAVPKEEKFKVGFSDFVHAMMSSLVFLAIALSDHRVTGCLFPGHAEELGELMQSFPLMVGIICSGLFLVFPTTRYGIGCVAA from the coding sequence ATGGAGAACTCATCGGAGACTCTGGGAATCAAAATCTACGAAACATCGTCGCAACTCGACCCTCCGGCCCTCTACCCTTCGTCGCCGCCACCCTCAACCGCAATGGAAAACCCTCTCCCCTCAGGTGGACGGAAAAGAAGGGCAATGGCCAGCGGCGTCCAGAAAACACTCTCGAAAACGTCGTTGCTCGCTAACTTCCTCCCCACCGGAACCCTCCTCACCTTCGAAATGGTCCTTCCATCAATCTACTCCACCGGGGAATGCTCCCATGTGACAACCATGATGATCCACTCTTTACTAATCCTATGCACCCTTTCTTGCTTCTTCTTCCATTTCACCGATTCGTTCCGCGGCCAAGACGGGAAACTGTACTACGGGTTTGTAACTCCGAAAGGGTTGGCTGTTTTCAAGACAGGGTTGGACGTGGCAGTGCCCAAAGAAGAGAAATTTAAGGTTGGATTTAGTGATTTTGTTCATGCCATGATGTCCTCACTTGTGTTCTTGGCTATCGCATTGTCGGATCATCGGGTCACCGGGTGTTTATTTCCCGGCCATGCGGAGGAGTTGGGTGAACTGATGCAAAGTTTTCCATTGATGGTGGGGATAATTTGCAGTGGCTTGTTTCTTGTCTTTCCCACCACCAGATATGGAATTGGGTGTGTAGCTGCCTAA
- the LOC142524784 gene encoding intracellular ribonuclease LX-like, translated as MKCLHYTTILLQQHSIRQTSWEMEFKNSVFIKIFISICLSILCSSQEYFDFFYFVQQWPASYCDSRHSCCYPTTGKPAEDFSIHGLWPNYDDGKWPSNCQRQSSLDQSQISDLLNTMHKDWPTLACPSADGIRFWGHEWKKHGTCTSLDQHAYFQVALDFKKRANLLYILRNAGIRPGNFYSMESMKQAIEDGVGYTPFIECNIDSSGNHQLFQVYMCVDSSASSFIQCPVFPHGRSCGSNIEFPSFSNQSNISHDEL; from the exons ATGAAGTGCTTGCATTACACAACAATATTACTCCAACAACATTCAATCAGGCAAACTTCTTGGGAGATGGAATTCAAGAATTCAGTGTTCATCAAGATCTTCATTTCAATATGTCTATCAATTTTATGTTCTTCACAGGAATATTTTGATTTCTTCTACTTCGTCCAACAG TGGCCAGCTTCTTACTGCGACTCGAGACACAGTTGCTGCTATCCAACAACTGGAAAACCTGCGGAAGATTTCAGTATACATGGCCTGTGGCCCAATTACGACGATGGGAAATGGCCATCCAATTGTCAACGCCAGAGTTCACTCGACCAATCACAG ATATCAGATCTGTTGAACACAATGCACAAGGATTGGCCAACCCTTGCATGCCCAAGCGCCGATGGGATAAGATTCTGGGGACATGAATGGAAGAAACATGGAACATGCACCTCCCTCGATCAGCATGCATATTTTCAAGTTGCCCTTGACTTCAAGAAAAGGGCCAACTTGCTTTATATCCTTCGAAATGCAG GAATTCGACCTGGAAATTTTTACAGCATGGAAAGTATGAAGCAAGCAATCGAAGACGGGGTCGGATACACTCCATTCATAGAATGCAATATAGATTCCTCAGGAAATCACCAGCTTTTCCAAGTTTATATGTGTGTGGATTCCTCAGCTTCAAGTTTCATCCAGTGCCCAGTTTTCCCACACGGAAGATCATGTGGTTCCAATATTGAGTTCCCTTCTTTTTCTAACCAATCAAATATTTCGCATGATGAATTATGA